From the Nostoc sp. PCC 7107 genome, the window GCTACTACTCTAAGCACAGCTATGCCCGCAGGGCTTTACAGCACTTTCAACTCAGCACTACTATGGACGTTGAATAATTGTTTCCAACACTCGACGCTTGGCTTTCGGGTCAATACCAATCAACCGCACGTACTCACCAGGATATTCAGACAGAGATGCTTCCAAAGCTGCGATCGCATCTCTTTCCGATCTGGCCTCAATTTGTCCACAGCTTGCCCAAGAACCAGTCCGGAAACGTCTTTGGTCTACGTGTTCAGCACTGATTTTATAACCACTTGCCAACAATTGCCGTAGCTGGTCTACAACTTCTGTATTTAACCTATTGCTGATCGTCGTTGCCGTTGTCGAGCTAACACTACTTGAACTAGCATAAGATTTCTGACCATTAGAGACCACTACGGGGCCATTAGGTCTTTGAATAATGCTTTCTAATACCCGACGTTTGGCTTTTGGGTCAATACCAATTAAGCGGACATATTCGCCTTGATGGCTTTCAAGACATTCTTCTAAAGCTGCTACAACTTCATTAGTCGAAGTAGCTTCTATGGGCTGACAACTAGCCCAAGAACCAGTCCGAAAACGGCGCTCATCTACGTGTTCAGACCCAATTTTGTAACCACCTGCTAACAATTGGCGGATTTGGTCTACAGTTTCAGCGCTAATTGAACCAATACCAGCACCCTTACTATTACCATTGCCATTGCCATTACCGTTATAGCTACTAGTACCTGCACTCACAGGTGCTTTAAAGCTAGTGGCTGCTTTTACCACACCATCTGGGCGTTGAATAATTGTCTCTAATACCCGACGTTTACCTTTAGGATCAATCCCAAATAAACGCACGTACTCACCACTGTGGTCTGCTAGACAGCTTTCTAACGCTGATAAAGCTTCATTCACAGATCTTGCTTCAATGGGCTGACAACTAGTCCAAGAACCAGTGCGGAACCGTCTTTGGTCTACGTGTTCCGTGCCAATCTTATAACCTTGCTCTAAAAGATAGCGCACCTGATCTACTGTTTCTGCACCCAAGCTATTGCTTGCCACTTCACTACTCCTTTCCAACTCTAAGACAGTAACACCATTACCTGTATAAGATTTAGCTAATTCATCCCGGATGGGTGCAATACATTTGCTATCCGCAGCACAGCGATAACCAGCCCGCAATGCTTGATTAATCCCCACTACATGATGGGCAAATTGCTCATCTTGATCTTGCACATCTGGCAGACGGTCAGCTTGCTGCTGGCTTGTGATTATCGCTCCCGAAGGTACATATTTACCGGGGGGAATTTCTACATCTTGAATTAAAGCGTGCATCATTACAATGCAGCCCTTACCCACTCTGGCATTAAATACCGTAGAGCGAAAGCCAATAAAGCAATTATCCCCTACATAAGCTGGGCCATGAATCAGAGCCATGTGGGTTAGGGAAGCATTATTACCAACCCAGACCGAGTATTCTTCGCCATCATCACCTACTACTCGGCCTTGCTCTAAACCATGAATCACTACACCATCTTGTATATTGGTCTTTTCACCGATATAAAAGGGTGTACCTTCATCCGCTCTAATCGAAGTCCCCGGAGCAACGATTACATTTGCACCTATCCGCACATCACCAATAATGTTGGAGAAAGAATGTACGAATGAGGTTTCGTGGATTTCTGGCTCAGCTAAACCTTTTGACCACGGGGTTGGGGGTGCCGCCGTGCTGCTGACTGCCATCGCGAGATTCCTCCTGAATTAAGCTTTTTGTAAATAGTCAATAGTCTGTAGTCAATAGTCCATAGTTTACTGACCTTTAAGTGTCAGTTGCTTTAAGCTGGAAAAAACGCCCAACCTCTTGCTCCTCTTGACTGTTGACTGTTGACTATCTATATTGGTCTTTTTTACTGTAAATAAGGCGATCTTGAACATGAATGGTATCAATTATCGCCACCACCGCTGCATCTAAAGGGCGTTGTTCGTTGCCAAGAATTTGACGAGCGGCACTACCACAACTGACCAGCACCCACTCATCTACTCCTGCTCCCACCGTGTCCGCTGCTACTTCGTATTGTGGCAAGATGTTTCCTTCTTCATCCACTAATTGCAACAGCAGTAGTTTGACACCTCTAAGACTTGGTTCTTTTTGAGTGCTAACTACTGTGCCACGCACTTTGGCAATTTGCATTATGTGTTATGGTCTTCTGCCGCCGAAAGGACGAATTGCATTGACATTTTCCCGGAATTGTTCTACGTCTTCCGTATAACGAATTGGCAGCACGTATTCCAAGTTTTCATGGGGACGGGCAATGATGTGAGTAGAAAGTACTTGTCCACCATTTACACGCTTGACTGATTCAACACCTGCTGCTACAGAAGCTTGGACTTCGGAAACGTCACCCCGGACAATTACGGTGACACGACCACTACCGATTTTTTCGTAACCTACTAAGGTTACACGAGCGGCTTTCACCATCGCGTCAGCAGCTTCTACTACTGCTGGAAAGCCAAGGGTTTCTACCATTCCCACTGCAATTGACATTAGTTGTAATCCCTAATTAAATTTTATCAAACAAAACAAAAGCGCAGATCAAGCAAGCAACCCCGTCAGTCACTTTATCTTCTCAGCTTTTAAGTGCGAAACTGTTCCACAGCTTCTGTGTAACGAATCGGCAATACGTATTCCAAGTTTTCATGGGGACGCGCAATGATGTGAGTGGAAAGCACTTCACCACCATTTACTCTTCTTGCCGCTTCAATTCCAGCTGCAACTGAGGCTTGCACTTCGGAAACATCTCCCCGCACAATTACGGTGACACGAGCGCTACCAATTTTTTCATATCCTACCAAAGTTACACGGGCAGCTTTCACCATCGCATCAGCAGCTTCTACTACTGCTGGAAAGCCCTTAGTCTCAATCATTCCAACTGCAATTGGCATCGCAGAAACTCCTAAAAATTTAATCCAATCAGTACTGTGGTTTGAAAATTTTGACGGGGAAGCTCATCTTGAGCTAAAAGACACTTCCAAAATAAGCATAGGAAAGGTTGGCTCCCCTGGCAATATAAATTAGTATAATAGTTTATAATAAAAAAGTTTTAAAAAACTTAATTGTTCGTCATACCAGGTTTCTGCTCTCTTTAAGTCCACTGATTACAAGAGCAGACCCTTATGCTTTATAATTCCTTCATTACATATACAAAACCCTGTTCGTAGCCAAGACTAATTCGGTCTGGTGAGGAAGATAAAATTACTGTATGTTTTACAGTTTATATCTTTCCTCTATTTTGTATTAACCTAATAGGAATATATAAAAAGCTTATAGCTTTTTCAAAGCTATCTTATAAAATTCTCTGCTAAGAAGTAGAAATAGAAGTTTACAAATTGAGCATGATTTCAATTAAAGGTGGAGAATTTGAATATGTAAAATAAGTTTATTGGTTTAAATATATTCCAGAATATTCCAGAGTGTTCCAGTCACAAATACTCATGTAAAACCTCGCCGAAGAATAATTTAACAAATATTTCCAGTAAAAAAAATTTAGTAAACAATTGTTTTTCAAAGGGCTAAAAAATCAAGGCAGAGTTGTAAAGGTAAGCAAATTAAATGAATGAGTTTCTATTTTCAACAAGTTGGTGTGTGCCTTTGTATAGTTTAATGGGCGCACTGTTAACTTTGCCCTGGGGGATGGGAATAATCAGAAAGACAGGCCCCAGACCAGCGGCATATTTAAACTTGTTGACCACTGTTTTGGCTTTTGCTCATAGCTTATTTGTCTTTAAAGATGTTTGGGACAGAGAACCAGAAAATTTACTGGTTAGCTGGTTTCAAGCCGCGAATTTAAACTTATCTTTTTCATTAGAACTCTCACCTGTGAGTTTTGGGGCGACAGTTTTAATCACAGGATTAAGTTTGTTGGCGCAAATTTACGCTTTAGGCTATTTAGAGAAAGACTGGTCACTGGCAAGATTTTTTGCACTACTTGGGTTTTTTGAAGCGGCACTGAGTGGTTTAGCAATTAGTGACTCTTTATTTCTCAGTTATGCCTTGTTAGAAGTTCTCACCCTTTCTACCTATTTGTTAGTAGGGTTTTGGTACGCTCAACCTTTGGTAGTAACAGCAGCACGGGATGCTTTTTTAACCAAGCGGGTGGGCGACTTGTTATTGCTGATGTCTGTGGTGACGCTTTCCAGTTGGGCAGGTAGCTTAAATTTTTCTGATTTGTATGAGTGGGCGCAAACAGCAAACCTCAGCCCGATGGCATCAACTTTACTTGGTTTGGGCTTAATTGCTGGGCCAGCAGGTAAGTGCGCTCAGTTTCCCTTGCACTTGTGGTTAGATGAAGCAATGGAAGGGCCTAACCCCGCTTCAGTGATGCGAAATTCGCTGGTGGTAGCTGGTGGTGCTTATTTACTATACAAACTGCAACCGATTTTAGCTTTATCACCAGTGGCATTGAATGCGTTAATCGTCATGGGTTCAGTGACGGCGGTGGGTGCGACCTTAGTATCATTGGCACAAATTGATATTAAGCGATCGCTTTCTCATTCTACAAGTGCATATATGGGACTAGTGTTTTTGGCAGTTGGTATGCAGCAAGGGGGTGTAGCTGTAATGTTGCTGTTGACTCATGCGATCGCCAAAGCATTATTATTTATGAGTTCCGGTTCGGTTATTTACACCACTAGTACTCAAGATTTAACAGAAATGGGCGGTTTATGGTCGCGGATGCCTGCTACTACTACCGCCTTTGTTGTCGGTTCGGCAGGGATGATTACATTGCTACCCCTGGGAAGCTTTTGGGCAATGCTGTCATGGGCTGATGGTTTGGTAGCAATTAGCCCTTGGGTAATTGGCATTTTAGTGATAGTTAATGGCTTGACAGCCTTAAACTTGACAAGAGTCTTCCGATTAATATTTTGGGGTACACCGCAACAAAAAACCCGTCGTTCCCCAGAAGTTGGCTGGCAAATGGCATTTCCAATGGTGACATTGACGATACTGACCTTACTGTTACCCCTGATGCTTCAGCAATGGTACTTACTACCAGATAAAAATAGTATTAACTGGTACGTGGTAGGAATGTTATTGACCTCTACGGTATTAGGAGTCGGTATAGGTTCCACAATGTACCTCCATAAAGCTTGGTCAAGATCGAGAATTTTGGTGTGGCGATTTTTACAGGACTTGTTGGGCTACGATTTTTACATAGACCGCATCTATCGATTGACAGTAGTTGGGGCAGTAGCATTGCTGTCTAGGATATCGGCTTGGAGCGATCGCTATCTAGTTGATGGCCTAGTAAACTTGGTGGGAATTTTCACAATTCTCGGCGGACAAAGTTTAAGGTACAGCATTTCTGGCCAGTCCCAAGGCTATATGTTGACCATCCTCGTAGTTATTAGCCTTTTCGGCTTCTTTATTAGCTGGTCATTAGGACTGCTCAATAACTTGCATTTTTAACAGTGCTGATTGAATCAATTTTGGATTTTAAATTTGGGGTGCTTCGACAAGCTCAGTACAAGTTTTGGATGAGAAAGACTTGTAATCTCAAATTGATAATCCGAACTCTAAAATTCTTCTGTACCTACTCCCTAATTCTCTCTAAACTATGTTGAGTGCATTGATTTTGCTGCCATTGTTAGGCGCAACTATTATCGGTTTTTGGCCTACTGTGATTGATGGGAAACTATCCCGTAGTATGGCTTTTGTCTTTGCTGGTATGACTTTCTTGTGGTCAATCTTTCTAGCAATTCAATTCGACCCAGGAAAAATTACTCAACAATTTAGTGAGTTTATACCTTGGGTAGATGCTCTAGGCTTAAGTTATAACCTCGGAGTAGATGGTTTATCTTTACCCTTGCTGGTTTTAAATGGACTATTGACTTGTATTGCCATCTCCAGTAGTGATATTTCCCTACAACGTCCGAGACTATATTACTCACTTATCCTCCTGTTAAGCACTGGAGTCACAGGAGCCTTTCTAGCACAGGATTTACTCTTATTTTTCCTGTTTTATGAACTAGAACTAATACCCCTATACCTACTCATTGCTATTTGGGGTGGTGTAAAACGAGGTTACGCAGCAACAAAGTTTTTGATTTACACAGCCACATCGGGAATTTTGCTGTTGGCAAGTTTCCTCGGTATGGTTTGGCTGAGTGGCGGTTCTAACTTTGCCTTAGCAAACTTGAATGCTGCATCCTTGCCATTAGGAACTCAACTGTTATTACTAGCCGGTATTTTGGTTGGTTTTGGGATTAAAATACCCTTGGTTCCCTTCCACACTTGGTTGCCCGATGCCCACGTTGAAGCCTCTACACCCATTTCTGTATTGTTAGCTGGTGTGCTATTGAAATTGGGGACTTACGGCTTACTGCGGTTTGGGATGAACTTGTTACCCAATGCGTGGAGTTATGCAGCACCTTGGTTAGCAACTTGGGCAGTAGTAAGTGTGCTTTATGGCGCATCCTGCGCGATCGCGCAAACTGACATGAAAAAGATGGTAGCCTATAGTTCAGTTGGACACATGGGCTATGTACTATTGGCCGCCGCCGCCGCTACACCATTAAGTGTGTTAGGCGCTGTGATGCAAATGATTAGCCACGGCTTAATTTCCGCCTTACTGTTTTTGTTGGTAGGAGTAGTATATAAAAAAGCTGGTAGCCGGGATTTAGAAGTTATTCGCGGATTATTAAATCCCGAACGCGGAATGCCCGTTATTGGTAGCTTGATGGTCTTGGGAGTAATGGCCAGCGCAGGTATACCAGGAATGGTAGGTTTTATTTCCGAATTTGTGATTTTTAGCGGCAGTTTTGTGGTATTTCCGGTGCAAACTCTACTATCTATGCTAGGAACTGGCTTAACTGCGGTTTATTTCTTAATTTTGATGAATCGCGCTTTTTTTGGGCGCTTATCTGCACAAGTAGTTAATTTACCACGAGTCTATTGGAGCGATCGCCTGCCGTCGGTAGTCTTAGCTGTATTGATTGTAATTTTCGGCATTCAACCTACTTGGTTATCTCGTTGGACTGAACCAACAATCACCGCCATGATGAGTGTAGATAAAGTAGTGGCAACAGTCTCTGTAGAAAAGTCAAAGTAAAAAGTAAAATTTTTTCCTTTTGCCTTTTTATTTCCTCATTCCCAATTTGGAGAACTGGTAATGGTAACTATTAGAAGTAAACCTGGCTTACATCCTTTAGCTGAGTACGTAGAACGATTACAAACAGGTGGAACATTATTACCTGATAGTCCAGAAAATGTTTTAGAAGTAGTTGGTATTCTCAAAAGCTATGGTGTAGTTTTAGATGCCTACTCCAAAAATCTCATCTACATTGCTGACCATCAATTTTTAAGATTTTTTCCTTTTTTTAAATACTTTAACGACGAATTCTCTTTTCAAAAATTACTCCGTCACTGGTGGCACGATCGCATCAATTACGAATATGCAGAATATTGCATGAAAGCTATGATGTGGCATGGTGGCGGTGGCTTAGATGCTTATTTAGATACCAAAGAATTTCAAGAACGAGCAAAAGCAGTTATCACCGCCAAATTTAAGAATAATCCTTTTATTTTGGGATTAAACCAATTATTCCCCGAATTTTTAACTGAACAATTGCGCGTTTCAGCTTATTACAGTGGTTTAGGTCAATTCTGGCGAGTGATGGCTGATATTTTCTTAACCTTATCAGACCGTTATGACCAAGGCGAAATCAAATCAATTCCCCAAGTTGTAGATTACATTAAAGCAGGCTTAGTAGCAGATGCTATGAAGCCGATAACCTACTCTGTCAAAATCCAAGATAAAGTCTACGAAATTATTCCCAAAAAGACTGGTTTAACATTTTTAGCAGATACAGCAGTGCCTTATGTCGAGGCTGTTTTCTTCCGGGGAACTCCTTTTCATGGCACAGTTTCTTACAATGCCCAAGCCTATCAAATTTCCCCCGATCAAGGTCGATTCCAATATGGTGCATTGTATGCTGATCCTTTACCCATTGGCGGTGCTGGTATTCCGCCTACATTACTCATGCAGGATATGCGCCACTATTTGCCAGAATATTTGCACGCTATTTATCGGCGTGGTTTACGGGGTGAAGATGACTTGCGGGTACAAATTTGTATAAGTTTCCAAAAGTCAATGTTTTGCGTGACTACAGCCGCAATTTTAGGATTGATGCCTTATTCTTTAGAGACTCAAGATCCATCTGAACAAAATGCTAATCGAGTGTATTTGGAAAAATGGATGGATAGATTTACAACCTCACGCTTAAGTGATGTCAATAGCTAGAGTGCTGAGTAAAAAATGCTAGTACGCTAAGGTGTGAATAAAGCACCAAATACAAACTGCTTTCAAGCTAACTGTAAGGATTTCTGGATTTCACACTTCATCCTTCAACCAACACATCTGGTAGTCTCAATTTCCATAGCATCAGAAATAAAACAAACTCCGCCAAACTTATTTAGAGTTTTCCGGATATTTGATTCTACCAATGGCAATTTTTCGGGGGCAAAAAAGGCAATGATATAAACATTGTCGAGCATTGTCATAGCTAAATCATGAGTGACTTTGCCTCTTGTACCTTTACCAGCAACATCTTTGACAACTGAATGTCCAGCTACGCCTGATTTTTCTAAAGACTCTAAAATTTTACCGAGTTCGACATAGTTAGCAAATATTTCGATCCGTTTGACAGCCTGCATTGTCTTATCTCCAAAATAGATTAATGCCGTATAGATATAGCGGTATACCTACAATGATATTAAAAGGGAAAGTCACAGCTAAAGCAGTTGAAATGTACAGACTAGGATTAGCTTCTGGGACAGTTAGACGCATAGCTGCTGGTACAGCAATGTAGGAAGCACTGGCACATAGCACCGAGAACAATAGACTATCTCCTTTTGGCATTCCGATCGCTTTCGCAATTAATAAAGCTATGCCGGCATTTAAAATAGGTACTAGTATCGCAAACAGAATCAGGAAAATACCTGCTTTTTGCAAATCTCTGATTCTTTTCGCCGCCACCAGTCCCATATCTAACAAAAAGAACGTCAGCACACCGTAAAACAAATCTTGGGTAAAGGGTTTTAAAGTTTGCCAGCCATGTTCTCCAGTCAAAAGACCCATGACGAGGCTACCCACGAGCAAAAATACAGAACTATTAAGGAAAGCTTCTTGTAATACTTCTGGCCAATTGAATTCGCGATCGCTTTCATCGACAGTGAAAACGTTAACCAATATTAAACCTACAACAATTGCTGGTGATTCCATCAAGGCCAAGGCTGCAACCATAAACCCATCAAAAGCCATTCCCAGTTGAGTCAGGAAAGAACTGGCAGTGATAAATGTTACCGCACTAATGGAGCCATAAGTAGCAGCGATCGCCGCAGAATTATAAGTATCTAACTTAATTCTGAGAATAAAAAATGTATAAACCGGGACAATACAAGCCATCAATATTGCAGCGAAAAGGGTGAGAATAACTGCTTGATTAACACCACTTTTGACCAGTTCTACACCACCTTTAAACCCAATCGCAAACAGTAAATATAAAGATAATAGCTTAGGGATAGGCGCTGGGATTTCTAAATCTGTTTTGACGAACACCGCTAACATTCCCAGAAAGAAAGCCAATATGGGTGGATTTAAGATGTTAGATATAATGAGACTGACATCCATAATTCCACCATGCCTCCAAAAATTAGCTAAATACTCATAAATCAGTTTAGGGTAATATCGCACACATCTAAAATTCTTTTGATGTATCAGATGCGATCGCTTTGTAATTGACAAAGTACTTGATCTATGAACCAATCAAGACTGCGAACCCAAATCGCAGCCTGAGCAATTTTTCCCACGAGGTAAAGATATTTCCACCGCCAGAAGGAAGCAGATTACTAAATTTAGAGCTATAGGCACAAAAGCCTAAATTCCAGCTATCTTTGGGGCGGACTCAGTTTATACACTTTTTTGGCTGACAAATATATAATTAGTGCAAGCAAGCACTTGCATGAATCATTAAAATTTAGTATTAAAGTACAGAAAAACTCGTGCAGGGTGGATCAAAGCGACAACTGAGGTATTGGCAAATGCAGGTTTAACAAAAACTACCGCCGATAAATTTGCTCGTATTACTGGGGTAAATCAGGTAACTTGATATTGCCAGCCCCAGAGTTTAATCAAATAGGCGCTTGAAAAGTAGAAACCTTGGCTGATCAAGATTCCTACACAAGCTCGGTTTATCAGTGTCTTACCAAGCATCCCTATATTTCAGCCAAGTTGCCTAAAGTTTAAGTCTATAAAATGAGAAAACAAAAATGTCCCAGTCTGAGTTCCCTGATTCACAGTTTCCGGTTGAAATAGAACAGCCTGCTGCTACCGACTCTAATCAGGCTAAACCAAAGGATTCTTCAGCAGACCCAAAACCCATCTCAATACTCCATAAAAAGCGGCCTTGGCCAGTGATTTTAGGCGTAGTCTTGTTAATTGCAGGTATTGGTATTGGTTGGCGATGGTGGCAAACTAGCCAGGCGAGTAATGCACCCGCTGGGGCTGGAGCAGCAGCTGGACAACCGATGGGAATTCCTGTAAAGTTAGCCACGGTTGAGAATGCAACTATTCAGCAAACTTCAGAATTTGTTGGGACTTTAGATGCACCACGTTCAGTCACACTCAAACCAGAGATTGATGGACGCATTACAGAGATTTTATATAAAGAAGGCGATCGCATTTCCCAAGGACAAGTAGTCATTCGTTTGCAAAGTGATGATGCTCAAGCGCAATTACTTCAAGCCAAAGCCTCACTTGAACAAGCACAAGCGCGTTTAGCAGAACTGAAAGCAGGTACACGTTCTGAAGAAATTGCCCAAGCCAGAGCGCAGTTAGTTCAAGCCCAAGCGCGGTTACGAGATGCTCAAACAGGTTCAAGTCCCGAAGAAATGGCGCAAGCCGAAGCCCAAATTGATGCCGCTAAATCTGACTTAGAACTAGCTAAGTCACGCGCTGTACGCTACGGAAACTTACAAAAACAAGGGGCTATTTCGGAAGATCAGATGGAAGGCTATCTGAAAGAACAACGTAGCGCCGCAGCCGCATTAGTTGTCGCCCAAAAACGCTTAGATCAACTCAGCAAAGGGAGAAATTCCAATATCAATGAATTAGAAGCGGCCGCTGAACAACAAAGACAAAACGTCAGACAACTAGAAAACGGCCCTCGACAAGAAGAAATCGCCCAAGCGCGATCGCAAGTTACCCAAGCAGCAGCTCAAGTCAAAGCCGCCCAAGTGCAACTGCAATATACTAATGTCCGCGCTCCATTTACGGGAGTGGTTGGCGATATTCCCGTCAGAGTTGGAGAATTTGTCAGCAAAGCAGATAATCTCACCACTTTGACCAGAAATGACTCCTTGGAATTGAACATCTCTGTATCACTCAATGAAAGCCAGCAATTGCGTATTGGCTTACCTGTACAAATGCTGGATGCCCAAGGTCAACCCACCGCCACAGGTAAAATCAGTTTCATTTCGCCCAATGCCAATTCTAATTCGCAAACTGTTTTAGCTAAGGCCGTTTTTGGTAATGGCAACAGACAATTAGTCAATCGTCAGTTAGTCCAAACTAAAATCATTTGGGATGAACGCCCCGGAATTTTAGTGCCGGTGACAGCAGTATCACGTTTGGGTGGAGAAACATTTGTCTTTGTGGCGCAAGCACCAGAAAATCCCAAACCAGGAGCGCCTTCATTAGTAGCTTTGCAAAAACCAATCAAGTTAGGAGCAATTGAGGGTAGTAATTACCAAGTATTAGAAGGGCTAAAAGCAGGAGAGAAAATCGTAGTTTCCGGTATTCTCAACCTAACTAACGGCGCACCGATAATTCCCTCTCCCTAAAAAAATCTGAAGGATAAAGGGGAAAATTTCATACTTCATACTTCATACTTCCTAATTTATGTTTGTTGATTTCTTCATCAAGCGACCAGTCTTTTCTACAGTCTGCGCGATCATTATCTTACTGGTGGGATTAATTAGTATTCCCACACTACCCATCGCCCAGTTTCCCGATATTAGTCCTAACCAAATCAACGTTACTGCCAACTACAGTGGAGCGAGTGCTGAAGTAGTAGAAAGTGGCATTACTAATATCTTAGAAAGACAAATTAATGGTGTTGAAGGTCTGAGATATATGACCTCCAGCAGCAGCAATGATGGTACCAGTAGTATTACAGTTACCTTCGATGCCTCACGTAATAAAGATTTGTCTGCTGTTGACGTACAAAATCGTGTTTCCATTGCCCAGGCACAATTACCAGATGTAGTGCAGCGTACAGGAGTTAGAGTCAGCAAGCAATCTAACAATATTCTCTTAGGAATTGGTTTATATACCGACAATAAAGAATATGACAACACATTTTTGAGCAACTATGCTGACCTGTACGTAGCAGATGCGCTCAAAAGGGTCAAAGGCGTAGGTGATGTCCGCATTTTTGGTGAACGCCGCTATGCTATGCGCCTGTGGTTAGATCCCAGTCGATTAGCAACGAGGGGATTGACCACAGAAGATGTCACCACAGCACTAGCACAACAAAACTTGCAAATTGGTGCGGGGAGAATTGGTCAAGAACCAGCCCCCAAAGGACAACAATATCAAATTGATGTACGTGCGGCCAGCCGATTGACAGAACCAAAAGAATTTGCAGAAATTGTCATTAAATCAGAAGATGATGGAACTTTAGTCAAACTTAAAGATATCGGTCGAGCCGAATTAGGAGCAGAAAATTACAATACATTTCTGCGATATCGGGCTAAGGATGCTGTCGGCTTGGGTATTTATCAAGTTCCTGGGAGTAATGCCTTAGATGTCGCCAAGGGAGTGAAAGCAGCGCTCGCCGCACTGGCCCCAAGTTTTCCACCGGGGATGAAATATCAAGTAGCTTTTGACACAACTATGTTTGTGGAAGAGTCTTTGGCAGAAGTAATCAAGACTCTATTTGAAGCTGTGGTTTTGGTGGTCATCGTTATTTTTCTATTCTTGCAAGACTGGCGAACGACGCTGATTCCGGCGCTCACAATTCCTCTAGCATTGGTGGGGACATTTGCCTTCGTCAAAGTGTTTAACTTCTCGATTAATAGTTTGACCTTATTTGGTTTGACTTTGGCATCGGGGATGGTGGTAGATGATGCGATCGTTGTAGTTGAGCAAATCAGCCGTTTTATTCAAGATAAAGGCATAAATCCCCGCCGCGCCGCCAG encodes:
- a CDS encoding efflux RND transporter periplasmic adaptor subunit, producing the protein MSQSEFPDSQFPVEIEQPAATDSNQAKPKDSSADPKPISILHKKRPWPVILGVVLLIAGIGIGWRWWQTSQASNAPAGAGAAAGQPMGIPVKLATVENATIQQTSEFVGTLDAPRSVTLKPEIDGRITEILYKEGDRISQGQVVIRLQSDDAQAQLLQAKASLEQAQARLAELKAGTRSEEIAQARAQLVQAQARLRDAQTGSSPEEMAQAEAQIDAAKSDLELAKSRAVRYGNLQKQGAISEDQMEGYLKEQRSAAAALVVAQKRLDQLSKGRNSNINELEAAAEQQRQNVRQLENGPRQEEIAQARSQVTQAAAQVKAAQVQLQYTNVRAPFTGVVGDIPVRVGEFVSKADNLTTLTRNDSLELNISVSLNESQQLRIGLPVQMLDAQGQPTATGKISFISPNANSNSQTVLAKAVFGNGNRQLVNRQLVQTKIIWDERPGILVPVTAVSRLGGETFVFVAQAPENPKPGAPSLVALQKPIKLGAIEGSNYQVLEGLKAGEKIVVSGILNLTNGAPIIPSP
- a CDS encoding sodium-dependent bicarbonate transport family permease codes for the protein MDVSLIISNILNPPILAFFLGMLAVFVKTDLEIPAPIPKLLSLYLLFAIGFKGGVELVKSGVNQAVILTLFAAILMACIVPVYTFFILRIKLDTYNSAAIAATYGSISAVTFITASSFLTQLGMAFDGFMVAALALMESPAIVVGLILVNVFTVDESDREFNWPEVLQEAFLNSSVFLLVGSLVMGLLTGEHGWQTLKPFTQDLFYGVLTFFLLDMGLVAAKRIRDLQKAGIFLILFAILVPILNAGIALLIAKAIGMPKGDSLLFSVLCASASYIAVPAAMRLTVPEANPSLYISTALAVTFPFNIIVGIPLYLYGINLFWR
- a CDS encoding nitrogen regulatory protein P-II family; amino-acid sequence: MQAVKRIEIFANYVELGKILESLEKSGVAGHSVVKDVAGKGTRGKVTHDLAMTMLDNVYIIAFFAPEKLPLVESNIRKTLNKFGGVCFISDAMEIETTRCVG